One Scyliorhinus canicula chromosome 9, sScyCan1.1, whole genome shotgun sequence DNA segment encodes these proteins:
- the LOC119971840 gene encoding dispanin subfamily A member 2b-like: protein MEYRADQVPMNPGAYPYQGQQQVQSTVITLSPNVPPIRDHLPWSIFNFAYFNCCCLGFVALVFSVKSRDRKIVGDAEGSRQYGSTARTLNIVATVLSVLFILLIIVLAIAGVFRAAQAVHQTPNYSGYPKRWN from the exons ATGGAGTACAGAGCAGACCAAGTGCCGATGAATCCCGGCGCCTACCCGTACCAGGGACAGCAGCAGGTCCAGTCCACCGTCATTACCTTGTCCCCGAATGTGCCCCCCATCCGGGACCACCTCCCCTGGTCCATCTTCAACTTCGCCTATTTCAATTGCTGCTGCCTGGGATTTGTGGCGCTGGTTTTCTCGGTCAAG TCCAGAGATCGGAAGATCGTGGGCGATGCAGAAGGGTCTCGGCAATACGGCTCCACAGCCCGAACACTCAACATTGTGGCCACCGTGCTGAGCGTTCTTTTCATCCTACTTATCATTGTGTTGGCAATCGCTGGTGTGTTTCGAGCGGCGCAGGCAGTACATCAAACCCCAAACTATTCTGGTTACCCTAAACGTTGGAATTGA